One Phaseolus vulgaris cultivar G19833 chromosome 2, P. vulgaris v2.0, whole genome shotgun sequence DNA window includes the following coding sequences:
- the LOC137813030 gene encoding intermembrane lipid transfer protein VPS13-like isoform X2 codes for MFEGLVHQLLLGYLGRYFKDIQKEQLKIRLEEVLLENVELILDAFDYLQLPFALKQGRVGKLSIKIPWKKPWDPIIIILEDVFISASQRGDQEWSSDAVEKREFAGKKAKLAAAELGKLSRRVCGSQAGQSFISHVTTKVHSRRYWSVS; via the exons ATGTTTGAAGGACTGGTTCATCAGTTGCTTCTGGGTTACTTGGGACGatatttcaaagatatccagaAAGAGCAGCTGAAGATTAGGCTCG AGGAAGTACTATTGGAAAATGTGGAGCTAATACTTGACGCATTTGATTATCTCCAGCTTCCCTTTGCACTAAAACAAG GTCGAGTTGGAAAGTTAAGCATAAAAATTCCATGGAAAAAGCCTTGGGACCccattataataattttagagGATGTCTTTATTTCTGCATCACAGCGAGGTGATCAAGAG TGGAGTTCTGATGCTGTTGAAAAAAGAGAATTTGCTGGAAAAAAGGCCAAGCTAGCAGCAGCAGAGTTGGGGAAATTATCCAGACGGGTGTGTG GTAGTCAAGCTGGGCAATCGTTCATTTCTCATGTCACTACAAAG GTGCATTCGAGGAGGTACTGGAGTGTATCTTGA
- the LOC137813030 gene encoding intermembrane lipid transfer protein VPS13-like isoform X4 — protein sequence MFEGLVHQLLLGYLGRYFKDIQKEQLKIRLEEVLLENVELILDAFDYLQLPFALKQGRVGKLSIKIPWKKPWDPIIIILEDVFISASQRGDQEWSSDAVEKREFAGKKAKLAAAELGKLSRRVCGSQAGQSFISHVTTKLNQSN from the exons ATGTTTGAAGGACTGGTTCATCAGTTGCTTCTGGGTTACTTGGGACGatatttcaaagatatccagaAAGAGCAGCTGAAGATTAGGCTCG AGGAAGTACTATTGGAAAATGTGGAGCTAATACTTGACGCATTTGATTATCTCCAGCTTCCCTTTGCACTAAAACAAG GTCGAGTTGGAAAGTTAAGCATAAAAATTCCATGGAAAAAGCCTTGGGACCccattataataattttagagGATGTCTTTATTTCTGCATCACAGCGAGGTGATCAAGAG TGGAGTTCTGATGCTGTTGAAAAAAGAGAATTTGCTGGAAAAAAGGCCAAGCTAGCAGCAGCAGAGTTGGGGAAATTATCCAGACGGGTGTGTG GTAGTCAAGCTGGGCAATCGTTCATTTCTCATGTCACTACAAAG CTCAACCAGTCAAACTAG
- the LOC137813030 gene encoding intermembrane lipid transfer protein VPS13-like isoform X1 encodes MFEGLVHQLLLGYLGRYFKDIQKEQLKIRLEEVLLENVELILDAFDYLQLPFALKQGRVGKLSIKIPWKKPWDPIIIILEDVFISASQRGDQEWSSDAVEKREFAGKKAKLAAAELGKLSRRVCGSQAGQSFISHVTTKVGLFIFSLGIIVVYA; translated from the exons ATGTTTGAAGGACTGGTTCATCAGTTGCTTCTGGGTTACTTGGGACGatatttcaaagatatccagaAAGAGCAGCTGAAGATTAGGCTCG AGGAAGTACTATTGGAAAATGTGGAGCTAATACTTGACGCATTTGATTATCTCCAGCTTCCCTTTGCACTAAAACAAG GTCGAGTTGGAAAGTTAAGCATAAAAATTCCATGGAAAAAGCCTTGGGACCccattataataattttagagGATGTCTTTATTTCTGCATCACAGCGAGGTGATCAAGAG TGGAGTTCTGATGCTGTTGAAAAAAGAGAATTTGCTGGAAAAAAGGCCAAGCTAGCAGCAGCAGAGTTGGGGAAATTATCCAGACGGGTGTGTG GTAGTCAAGCTGGGCAATCGTTCATTTCTCATGTCACTACAAAGGTaggattatttattttttcactaGGTATTATTGTTGTTTATGCCTAG
- the LOC137813030 gene encoding intermembrane lipid transfer protein VPS13-like isoform X3 has protein sequence MFEGLVHQLLLGYLGRYFKDIQKEQLKIRLEEVLLENVELILDAFDYLQLPFALKQGRVGKLSIKIPWKKPWDPIIIILEDVFISASQRGDQEWSSDAVEKREFAGKKAKLAAAELGKLSRRVCGSQAGQSFISHVTTKTQSRGQL, from the exons ATGTTTGAAGGACTGGTTCATCAGTTGCTTCTGGGTTACTTGGGACGatatttcaaagatatccagaAAGAGCAGCTGAAGATTAGGCTCG AGGAAGTACTATTGGAAAATGTGGAGCTAATACTTGACGCATTTGATTATCTCCAGCTTCCCTTTGCACTAAAACAAG GTCGAGTTGGAAAGTTAAGCATAAAAATTCCATGGAAAAAGCCTTGGGACCccattataataattttagagGATGTCTTTATTTCTGCATCACAGCGAGGTGATCAAGAG TGGAGTTCTGATGCTGTTGAAAAAAGAGAATTTGCTGGAAAAAAGGCCAAGCTAGCAGCAGCAGAGTTGGGGAAATTATCCAGACGGGTGTGTG GTAGTCAAGCTGGGCAATCGTTCATTTCTCATGTCACTACAAAG
- the LOC137813031 gene encoding probable serine/threonine-protein kinase SIS8 isoform X1, with translation MKNILKKLHIMSNQSDDPQGATSSKSTKSSDGSSSSTAPKKLSNWLHSVSNRQSPSPPSPNLARGERMDPSDSVSSGGLDVVSDSARRDSESSTSRDPEVEEEYQIQLALELSAKEDPEAVQIEAVKQISLGSCDPDNTPAEVVAYRYWNYNALGYDDKISDGFYDLYGILTESTSARMPSLVDLQGKPTSDDVTWEAVLVNRAGDSNLLKLEQEAMKMAANSGKDFEVVLNSNLVRKLAIMVADYMGGSVKDPESMSRAWKSLSYSLKATLGSMVLPLGSLTIGLARHRALLFKVLADSLGIPCRLVKGLQYMGSDDVAMNFVKIDDGREYIVDLMAAPGALIPSDATGSHIECDGSSSVASPSSRELDSSNVASFSSGVGSSSEETSDCGGKESGVSGLAAVKEYLKKPSIESKNTPYAEKIRVKESSSRPNYSYMHGRSPSWTEGISSPAARRMKVKDVSQYMIDAAKENPNLAQKLHDVLLESGVVAPPNLFSEMYHGQLGTSTGTNFLTEQKDENKQASVEQEIKTDDSLVPARFLPPLPYLKILRKSTPGSPLDSRPVDGLGIGLSLDTGETAGHGIPSQAEAARVKYGKNVPVAAAAAAAAAVVASSMVVAVTKSNTDSNLEIPVAAAATATAAAVVATTAAVSKYEQGSRSDGDTEGGGSESKGSGDGEPNALGENSEGERKSDRSVSNDSTKSDSALDEVAEYDIPWEEIKMGERIGLGSYGEVYRGEWHGTEVAVKKFLYQDISGELLEEFKSEVQIMKRLRHPNVVLFMGAVTRPPNLSIVSEFLPRGSLYRLIHRPNNQLDERRRLRMALDAARGMNYLHSSTPVIVHRDLKSPNLLVDKNWVVKVCDFGLSRMKHSTFLSSRSTAGTAEWMAPEVLRNELSDEKCDVFSYGVILWELSTLQQPWGGMNPMQVVGAVGFQHRRLDIPDDVDPAIADIIRQCWQTDPKLRPTFAEIMATLKPLQRPITVSQVPRSSAQSSRVAEFRAG, from the exons ATGAAGAACATTCTTAAGAAGCTTCATATCATGTCTAACCAATCGGATGATCCACAGGGGGCTACTTCATCGAAGAGCACCAAGTCCAGTGATGGCTCATCTTCATCCACTGCCCCTAAGAAGCTATCCAATTGGTTGCATTCAGTTTCTAATAGGCAGAGTCCCAGTCCTCCATCTCCCAACCTGGCCAGAGGAGAAAGAATGGACCCTTCTGATTCAGTGAGCAGTGGTGGTTTGGATGTTGTGTCTGATTCAGCAAGGCGTGATTCGGAGTCCAGCACGTCTAGAGATCCTGAAGTGGAAGAGGAATATCAGATACAATTGGCTTTGGAGCTGAGTGCAAAAGAGGATCCTGAGGCTGTGCAGATTGAAGCTGTTAAGCAGATCAGTTTGGGATCTTGTGACCCTGATAATACACCAGCTGAAGTTGTGGCCTACCGGTACTGG AATTACAATGCTCTTGGTTATGATGACAAGATCTCAGATGGTTTCTATGATCTGTATGGGATCTTGACTGAGTCAACGTCTGCAAGAATGCCTTCTCTTGTAGATCTGCAAGGAAAACCGACCTCAGATGATGTGACATGGGAAGCAGTCTTGGTCAATAGGGCTGGTGATTCCAACTTGTTGAAACTTGAACAAGAAGCCATGAAGATGGCTGCCAATTCAGGAAAAGATTTTGAAGTAGTTTTAAATAGTAATTTGGTACGCAAGCTTGCAATAATGGTGGCTGACTATATGGGTGGATCAGTGAAGGATCCTGAAAGCATGTCCAGAGCCTGGAAGAGTCTTAGTTACAGTCTAAAAGCAACCCTTGGCAGCATGGTTTTGCCACTTGGTTCGCTCACCATTGGATTGGCTCGGCATCGCGCATTGTTATTTAAG GTTTTAGCTGACAGTTTGGGCATTCCATGTCGATTAGTGAAAGGACTGCAGTATATGGGTTCCGATGATGTGGCAATGAACTTTGTCAAGATTGATGATGGAAG GGAGTACATTGTGGACCTAATGGCAGCTCCTGGAGCACTTATTCCATCTGATGCTACTGGATCACACATTGAATGCGATGGATCTTCCTCTGTGGCCAGTCCTTCATCAAGAGAGCTAGATTCGTCCAATGTAGCATCATTCAGTAGCGGGGTTGGAAGTTCATCTGAAGAAACTTCAGACTGTGGAGGGAAAGAATCCGGTGTGAGTGGCCTTGCTGCAGTTAAGGAATATTTAAAGAAACCATCAATTGAATCCAAAAATACCCCCTATGCAGAGAAGATCAGAGTGAAGGAATCTTCCAGCAGACCTAACTATTCATACATGCATGGAAGATCTCCTTCTTGGACTGAAGGCATCAGTTCCCCTGCAGCACGTAGAATGAAAGTCAAAGATGTTTCTCAATACATGATTGATGCTGCTAAGGAGAATCCTAACTTGGCTCAAAAACTTCATGATGTTTTACTTGAAAGTGGTGTTGTTGCACCTCCTAACTTATTTTCTGAAATGTATCATGGGCAGTTAGGTACTTCAACTGGTACCAATTTTCTAACTGAAcaaaaagatgaaaataaacAAGCAAGTGTGGAGCAAGAAATTAAGACTGATGACAGCCTAGTTCCTGCTCGATTTTTGCCTCCTTTGCCTTACCTCAAAATTCTTCGCAAATCAACTCCTGGCAGTCCGCTGGATTCTAGGCCTGTAGATGGCTTAGGAATTGGTCTTTCTCTTGATACAGGGGAAACTGCTGGACATGGCATACCATCTCAGGCAGAAGCAGCTCGGGTAAAGTATGGGAAGAATGTCCCAGTGGCAGCGGCTGCAGCTGCTGCTGCGGCTGTTGTTGCATCTTCTATGGTAGTTGCTGTGACAAAATCAAACACTGACTCAAATCTCGAGATTCCTGTAGCAGCAGCTGCTACTGCTACTGCTGCAGCTGTTGTAGCAACTACTGCTGCTGTCAGTAAGTATGAGCAGGGCAGTCGAAGTGATGGGGATACAGAGGGTGGTGGTTCTGAGTCAAAGGGTAGTGGTGATGGAGAGCCTAATGCTTTAGGAGAAAACTCAGAAGGTGAGAGAAAATCTGATAGATCTGTAAGTAATGACAGCACAAAATCTGATTCTGCACTGGACGAGGTTGCCGAGTATGACATTCCATGGGAGGAAATCAAAATGGGAGAGCGTATTGGACTAG GATCATATGGGGAAGTTTACCGTGGTGAATGGCACGGAACT GAAGTTGCAGTAAAAAAGTTCTTATATCAGGATATCTCTGGTGAATTACTTGAAGAGTTCAAAAGTGAG GTCCAAATAATGAAAAGACTGAGGCATCCAAATGTTGTTCTCTTCATGGGAGCAGTAACTCGGCCTCCAAATCTTTCAATTGTTTCTGAATTTCTTCCTAG AGGGAGTTTGTATAGATTAATTCACCGACCTAACAATCAATTAGATGAGCGGAGGCGGTTGCGGATGGCCCTTGATGCT GCCCGAGGAATGAACTATCTGCACAGCAGTACTCCAGTGATAGTGCATCGTGATTTGAAGTCCCCAAATCTTCTTGTTGACAAAAACTGGGTTGTAAAG GTATGTGATTTTGGCTTATCACGAATGAAGCATAGCACCTTCCTTTCTTCCAGATCAACTGCAGGAACA GCTGAATGGATGGCTCCAGAAGTGTTGAGAAATGAACTTTCAGATGAAAA GTGCGACGTTTTCAGCTATGGCGTCATATTGTGGGAGCTCTCTACTTTGCAGCAACCCTGGGGAGGAATGAATCCAATGCAAGTTGTCGGTGCAGTGGGTTTCCAACATCGCCGTCTTGACATTCCAGATGATGTAGACCCTGCCATTGCAGATATTATCAGACAATGCTGGCAGAC AGATCCAAAGTTGAGGCCCACATTTGCTGAAATCATGGCTACTCTGAAGCCATTGCAGAGGCCAATTACTGTTTCTCAAGTGCCTAGATCAAGTGCTCAGTCATCACGAGTTGCTGAATTTCGTGCAGGATAG
- the LOC137813031 gene encoding probable serine/threonine-protein kinase SIS8 isoform X2, with translation MDPSDSVSSGGLDVVSDSARRDSESSTSRDPEVEEEYQIQLALELSAKEDPEAVQIEAVKQISLGSCDPDNTPAEVVAYRYWNYNALGYDDKISDGFYDLYGILTESTSARMPSLVDLQGKPTSDDVTWEAVLVNRAGDSNLLKLEQEAMKMAANSGKDFEVVLNSNLVRKLAIMVADYMGGSVKDPESMSRAWKSLSYSLKATLGSMVLPLGSLTIGLARHRALLFKVLADSLGIPCRLVKGLQYMGSDDVAMNFVKIDDGREYIVDLMAAPGALIPSDATGSHIECDGSSSVASPSSRELDSSNVASFSSGVGSSSEETSDCGGKESGVSGLAAVKEYLKKPSIESKNTPYAEKIRVKESSSRPNYSYMHGRSPSWTEGISSPAARRMKVKDVSQYMIDAAKENPNLAQKLHDVLLESGVVAPPNLFSEMYHGQLGTSTGTNFLTEQKDENKQASVEQEIKTDDSLVPARFLPPLPYLKILRKSTPGSPLDSRPVDGLGIGLSLDTGETAGHGIPSQAEAARVKYGKNVPVAAAAAAAAAVVASSMVVAVTKSNTDSNLEIPVAAAATATAAAVVATTAAVSKYEQGSRSDGDTEGGGSESKGSGDGEPNALGENSEGERKSDRSVSNDSTKSDSALDEVAEYDIPWEEIKMGERIGLGSYGEVYRGEWHGTEVAVKKFLYQDISGELLEEFKSEVQIMKRLRHPNVVLFMGAVTRPPNLSIVSEFLPRGSLYRLIHRPNNQLDERRRLRMALDAARGMNYLHSSTPVIVHRDLKSPNLLVDKNWVVKVCDFGLSRMKHSTFLSSRSTAGTAEWMAPEVLRNELSDEKCDVFSYGVILWELSTLQQPWGGMNPMQVVGAVGFQHRRLDIPDDVDPAIADIIRQCWQTDPKLRPTFAEIMATLKPLQRPITVSQVPRSSAQSSRVAEFRAG, from the exons ATGGACCCTTCTGATTCAGTGAGCAGTGGTGGTTTGGATGTTGTGTCTGATTCAGCAAGGCGTGATTCGGAGTCCAGCACGTCTAGAGATCCTGAAGTGGAAGAGGAATATCAGATACAATTGGCTTTGGAGCTGAGTGCAAAAGAGGATCCTGAGGCTGTGCAGATTGAAGCTGTTAAGCAGATCAGTTTGGGATCTTGTGACCCTGATAATACACCAGCTGAAGTTGTGGCCTACCGGTACTGG AATTACAATGCTCTTGGTTATGATGACAAGATCTCAGATGGTTTCTATGATCTGTATGGGATCTTGACTGAGTCAACGTCTGCAAGAATGCCTTCTCTTGTAGATCTGCAAGGAAAACCGACCTCAGATGATGTGACATGGGAAGCAGTCTTGGTCAATAGGGCTGGTGATTCCAACTTGTTGAAACTTGAACAAGAAGCCATGAAGATGGCTGCCAATTCAGGAAAAGATTTTGAAGTAGTTTTAAATAGTAATTTGGTACGCAAGCTTGCAATAATGGTGGCTGACTATATGGGTGGATCAGTGAAGGATCCTGAAAGCATGTCCAGAGCCTGGAAGAGTCTTAGTTACAGTCTAAAAGCAACCCTTGGCAGCATGGTTTTGCCACTTGGTTCGCTCACCATTGGATTGGCTCGGCATCGCGCATTGTTATTTAAG GTTTTAGCTGACAGTTTGGGCATTCCATGTCGATTAGTGAAAGGACTGCAGTATATGGGTTCCGATGATGTGGCAATGAACTTTGTCAAGATTGATGATGGAAG GGAGTACATTGTGGACCTAATGGCAGCTCCTGGAGCACTTATTCCATCTGATGCTACTGGATCACACATTGAATGCGATGGATCTTCCTCTGTGGCCAGTCCTTCATCAAGAGAGCTAGATTCGTCCAATGTAGCATCATTCAGTAGCGGGGTTGGAAGTTCATCTGAAGAAACTTCAGACTGTGGAGGGAAAGAATCCGGTGTGAGTGGCCTTGCTGCAGTTAAGGAATATTTAAAGAAACCATCAATTGAATCCAAAAATACCCCCTATGCAGAGAAGATCAGAGTGAAGGAATCTTCCAGCAGACCTAACTATTCATACATGCATGGAAGATCTCCTTCTTGGACTGAAGGCATCAGTTCCCCTGCAGCACGTAGAATGAAAGTCAAAGATGTTTCTCAATACATGATTGATGCTGCTAAGGAGAATCCTAACTTGGCTCAAAAACTTCATGATGTTTTACTTGAAAGTGGTGTTGTTGCACCTCCTAACTTATTTTCTGAAATGTATCATGGGCAGTTAGGTACTTCAACTGGTACCAATTTTCTAACTGAAcaaaaagatgaaaataaacAAGCAAGTGTGGAGCAAGAAATTAAGACTGATGACAGCCTAGTTCCTGCTCGATTTTTGCCTCCTTTGCCTTACCTCAAAATTCTTCGCAAATCAACTCCTGGCAGTCCGCTGGATTCTAGGCCTGTAGATGGCTTAGGAATTGGTCTTTCTCTTGATACAGGGGAAACTGCTGGACATGGCATACCATCTCAGGCAGAAGCAGCTCGGGTAAAGTATGGGAAGAATGTCCCAGTGGCAGCGGCTGCAGCTGCTGCTGCGGCTGTTGTTGCATCTTCTATGGTAGTTGCTGTGACAAAATCAAACACTGACTCAAATCTCGAGATTCCTGTAGCAGCAGCTGCTACTGCTACTGCTGCAGCTGTTGTAGCAACTACTGCTGCTGTCAGTAAGTATGAGCAGGGCAGTCGAAGTGATGGGGATACAGAGGGTGGTGGTTCTGAGTCAAAGGGTAGTGGTGATGGAGAGCCTAATGCTTTAGGAGAAAACTCAGAAGGTGAGAGAAAATCTGATAGATCTGTAAGTAATGACAGCACAAAATCTGATTCTGCACTGGACGAGGTTGCCGAGTATGACATTCCATGGGAGGAAATCAAAATGGGAGAGCGTATTGGACTAG GATCATATGGGGAAGTTTACCGTGGTGAATGGCACGGAACT GAAGTTGCAGTAAAAAAGTTCTTATATCAGGATATCTCTGGTGAATTACTTGAAGAGTTCAAAAGTGAG GTCCAAATAATGAAAAGACTGAGGCATCCAAATGTTGTTCTCTTCATGGGAGCAGTAACTCGGCCTCCAAATCTTTCAATTGTTTCTGAATTTCTTCCTAG AGGGAGTTTGTATAGATTAATTCACCGACCTAACAATCAATTAGATGAGCGGAGGCGGTTGCGGATGGCCCTTGATGCT GCCCGAGGAATGAACTATCTGCACAGCAGTACTCCAGTGATAGTGCATCGTGATTTGAAGTCCCCAAATCTTCTTGTTGACAAAAACTGGGTTGTAAAG GTATGTGATTTTGGCTTATCACGAATGAAGCATAGCACCTTCCTTTCTTCCAGATCAACTGCAGGAACA GCTGAATGGATGGCTCCAGAAGTGTTGAGAAATGAACTTTCAGATGAAAA GTGCGACGTTTTCAGCTATGGCGTCATATTGTGGGAGCTCTCTACTTTGCAGCAACCCTGGGGAGGAATGAATCCAATGCAAGTTGTCGGTGCAGTGGGTTTCCAACATCGCCGTCTTGACATTCCAGATGATGTAGACCCTGCCATTGCAGATATTATCAGACAATGCTGGCAGAC AGATCCAAAGTTGAGGCCCACATTTGCTGAAATCATGGCTACTCTGAAGCCATTGCAGAGGCCAATTACTGTTTCTCAAGTGCCTAGATCAAGTGCTCAGTCATCACGAGTTGCTGAATTTCGTGCAGGATAG
- the LOC137813031 gene encoding probable serine/threonine-protein kinase SIS8 isoform X3 has protein sequence MPSLVDLQGKPTSDDVTWEAVLVNRAGDSNLLKLEQEAMKMAANSGKDFEVVLNSNLVRKLAIMVADYMGGSVKDPESMSRAWKSLSYSLKATLGSMVLPLGSLTIGLARHRALLFKVLADSLGIPCRLVKGLQYMGSDDVAMNFVKIDDGREYIVDLMAAPGALIPSDATGSHIECDGSSSVASPSSRELDSSNVASFSSGVGSSSEETSDCGGKESGVSGLAAVKEYLKKPSIESKNTPYAEKIRVKESSSRPNYSYMHGRSPSWTEGISSPAARRMKVKDVSQYMIDAAKENPNLAQKLHDVLLESGVVAPPNLFSEMYHGQLGTSTGTNFLTEQKDENKQASVEQEIKTDDSLVPARFLPPLPYLKILRKSTPGSPLDSRPVDGLGIGLSLDTGETAGHGIPSQAEAARVKYGKNVPVAAAAAAAAAVVASSMVVAVTKSNTDSNLEIPVAAAATATAAAVVATTAAVSKYEQGSRSDGDTEGGGSESKGSGDGEPNALGENSEGERKSDRSVSNDSTKSDSALDEVAEYDIPWEEIKMGERIGLGSYGEVYRGEWHGTEVAVKKFLYQDISGELLEEFKSEVQIMKRLRHPNVVLFMGAVTRPPNLSIVSEFLPRGSLYRLIHRPNNQLDERRRLRMALDAARGMNYLHSSTPVIVHRDLKSPNLLVDKNWVVKVCDFGLSRMKHSTFLSSRSTAGTAEWMAPEVLRNELSDEKCDVFSYGVILWELSTLQQPWGGMNPMQVVGAVGFQHRRLDIPDDVDPAIADIIRQCWQTDPKLRPTFAEIMATLKPLQRPITVSQVPRSSAQSSRVAEFRAG, from the exons ATGCCTTCTCTTGTAGATCTGCAAGGAAAACCGACCTCAGATGATGTGACATGGGAAGCAGTCTTGGTCAATAGGGCTGGTGATTCCAACTTGTTGAAACTTGAACAAGAAGCCATGAAGATGGCTGCCAATTCAGGAAAAGATTTTGAAGTAGTTTTAAATAGTAATTTGGTACGCAAGCTTGCAATAATGGTGGCTGACTATATGGGTGGATCAGTGAAGGATCCTGAAAGCATGTCCAGAGCCTGGAAGAGTCTTAGTTACAGTCTAAAAGCAACCCTTGGCAGCATGGTTTTGCCACTTGGTTCGCTCACCATTGGATTGGCTCGGCATCGCGCATTGTTATTTAAG GTTTTAGCTGACAGTTTGGGCATTCCATGTCGATTAGTGAAAGGACTGCAGTATATGGGTTCCGATGATGTGGCAATGAACTTTGTCAAGATTGATGATGGAAG GGAGTACATTGTGGACCTAATGGCAGCTCCTGGAGCACTTATTCCATCTGATGCTACTGGATCACACATTGAATGCGATGGATCTTCCTCTGTGGCCAGTCCTTCATCAAGAGAGCTAGATTCGTCCAATGTAGCATCATTCAGTAGCGGGGTTGGAAGTTCATCTGAAGAAACTTCAGACTGTGGAGGGAAAGAATCCGGTGTGAGTGGCCTTGCTGCAGTTAAGGAATATTTAAAGAAACCATCAATTGAATCCAAAAATACCCCCTATGCAGAGAAGATCAGAGTGAAGGAATCTTCCAGCAGACCTAACTATTCATACATGCATGGAAGATCTCCTTCTTGGACTGAAGGCATCAGTTCCCCTGCAGCACGTAGAATGAAAGTCAAAGATGTTTCTCAATACATGATTGATGCTGCTAAGGAGAATCCTAACTTGGCTCAAAAACTTCATGATGTTTTACTTGAAAGTGGTGTTGTTGCACCTCCTAACTTATTTTCTGAAATGTATCATGGGCAGTTAGGTACTTCAACTGGTACCAATTTTCTAACTGAAcaaaaagatgaaaataaacAAGCAAGTGTGGAGCAAGAAATTAAGACTGATGACAGCCTAGTTCCTGCTCGATTTTTGCCTCCTTTGCCTTACCTCAAAATTCTTCGCAAATCAACTCCTGGCAGTCCGCTGGATTCTAGGCCTGTAGATGGCTTAGGAATTGGTCTTTCTCTTGATACAGGGGAAACTGCTGGACATGGCATACCATCTCAGGCAGAAGCAGCTCGGGTAAAGTATGGGAAGAATGTCCCAGTGGCAGCGGCTGCAGCTGCTGCTGCGGCTGTTGTTGCATCTTCTATGGTAGTTGCTGTGACAAAATCAAACACTGACTCAAATCTCGAGATTCCTGTAGCAGCAGCTGCTACTGCTACTGCTGCAGCTGTTGTAGCAACTACTGCTGCTGTCAGTAAGTATGAGCAGGGCAGTCGAAGTGATGGGGATACAGAGGGTGGTGGTTCTGAGTCAAAGGGTAGTGGTGATGGAGAGCCTAATGCTTTAGGAGAAAACTCAGAAGGTGAGAGAAAATCTGATAGATCTGTAAGTAATGACAGCACAAAATCTGATTCTGCACTGGACGAGGTTGCCGAGTATGACATTCCATGGGAGGAAATCAAAATGGGAGAGCGTATTGGACTAG GATCATATGGGGAAGTTTACCGTGGTGAATGGCACGGAACT GAAGTTGCAGTAAAAAAGTTCTTATATCAGGATATCTCTGGTGAATTACTTGAAGAGTTCAAAAGTGAG GTCCAAATAATGAAAAGACTGAGGCATCCAAATGTTGTTCTCTTCATGGGAGCAGTAACTCGGCCTCCAAATCTTTCAATTGTTTCTGAATTTCTTCCTAG AGGGAGTTTGTATAGATTAATTCACCGACCTAACAATCAATTAGATGAGCGGAGGCGGTTGCGGATGGCCCTTGATGCT GCCCGAGGAATGAACTATCTGCACAGCAGTACTCCAGTGATAGTGCATCGTGATTTGAAGTCCCCAAATCTTCTTGTTGACAAAAACTGGGTTGTAAAG GTATGTGATTTTGGCTTATCACGAATGAAGCATAGCACCTTCCTTTCTTCCAGATCAACTGCAGGAACA GCTGAATGGATGGCTCCAGAAGTGTTGAGAAATGAACTTTCAGATGAAAA GTGCGACGTTTTCAGCTATGGCGTCATATTGTGGGAGCTCTCTACTTTGCAGCAACCCTGGGGAGGAATGAATCCAATGCAAGTTGTCGGTGCAGTGGGTTTCCAACATCGCCGTCTTGACATTCCAGATGATGTAGACCCTGCCATTGCAGATATTATCAGACAATGCTGGCAGAC AGATCCAAAGTTGAGGCCCACATTTGCTGAAATCATGGCTACTCTGAAGCCATTGCAGAGGCCAATTACTGTTTCTCAAGTGCCTAGATCAAGTGCTCAGTCATCACGAGTTGCTGAATTTCGTGCAGGATAG